Proteins encoded by one window of Aphis gossypii isolate Hap1 chromosome X, ASM2018417v2, whole genome shotgun sequence:
- the LOC114119669 gene encoding nipped-B-like protein isoform X3, which yields MNGEIPSVPITTLAGISSLTDLLPEMPLPSPMPQTLGNKSLLFHPRVAEEADILLSLRDDALVPQLIQSLINTSSDHIQLKDKYMYTEHYNNQQNIPELLKAILHQNANVFRGPPAVFQQQQEKEKNIETKTEHELNEINSFETALIEQHNLSHNELLQQSEILNELPHQQQPVIVRTPPAKLSRLLLDDSDKILDDVEITENDKLNVQNLEHQFSQITNNYDVFLNQPTISLTRIDLSQHAVNKKNMISMEELTEDNDFGLALAERPSITNQDKRSFPTQVENESSDPNDFGVSLTERIKRRKRAAQQSEASDKNNSFDENECIIKPKLRKVERKFVPVVEKLSVEELMETNTYQKFNKCIEKVFESTEEMDSLLDFGENDIPPEALIPKYVLQELCSESAKLKTLGAMESIPSNKIIRLLSILEKNIRDGAKVSPIADPEDDECERKLWMELAMERVMRAVDASLTTLYILTSPRMQKKVYMEDVIDRVVMFTKYQLHNTIYPAFDPVYRIHKSNDSYTGSARKKRAHPKEVRDKNVLSLYTKLAEVVSLLAELLQIQTLTDTAVLHTSSMAVSPFFVEEISELQLSALKLVTTIFTKYDKHRKLLLDDILASMARLPSSKRSLKSFRISSEEYIQMLSALVLQLIQCMVVLPSNLADKQSNLDPDTLIISKFKTARSTASSFLHVFLSKCSSKSEEIDYRPIFENFIQDLLTTVNKPEWPASELMLSVLGRLLVANFVNKNLDMSLRVASLDYLGVVAARLRKDSVTSQLRLKTIDSIIMDIRTEELKDEDGNLMEEVKEVQDDEERIQFLQRVLLDYLAIRSLSEPALRHARHFYLAQWYQDNTDAGKSLDSLSKRKKEKHSRKKFGSDDEDDGESSDSSKENESRIDANKAIENSRLCDQRKEYLLTKINPYDNQSTQVMQTYIDYDSAELVARYLASKRPFSQSFDTYLKHIIKVLMETSVNIRTKAMKCLTMIVEVDPGVLGLKEMQLGVSHSFLDHSTSVREAAVDLVGKFVLSRPELIDKYYDMLSTRILDTGVSVRKRVIKIMKDICIECPDYSKIPEICVKMIRRVNDEDGIKKLVMEVFQNMWFTPVREKPTLDTKMLLRKVLNITDVVAASKDLGLEWFEQLLLSLFKPKEDKDDTAKVSTEPPKALLTACKQIVDCLVENVVTLDGGGGGTSQQLVACLTTLYLFAKIRPQLLAAHSLTLQPYLSLKCQTQGDYQIISCVARTLELVVPLIEHPSEIFLSQLEEDAVKLIMKHDQTVILSCISCLGSVVNNVTRNFKLIRDCFGIYYKYLSNFQKLHQDRQTDPEGLVPLRPIFRRSIYIIGLMLRFFDFTDKEVYGDAYPDNIRDLVYDIMSYFMHTNEDDTKLFALKAIGSICIRHYDFMLCQDLMNTYLDILSNNSVANIMKSQILNNIEIYLEEEEKRMIKQDLEWSKMSKKENLKEMGDVSSGMASTVIQLYLKGILNSFLHTSVQVRQAVLKVIQLILAQGLVHPVQIVPYLICMSTDTEKSVSSRADKHLQEIEKKYPGFIHMGAQNGIKLSFQLQSIVQTAGEMVRGYRLKENDTIPSALNGCLYSILRTKQQRRALVLSILKQFEDQGKTNLAQMLYLADNLAYFPFQSQDEPLFIIHHINTMISVNGTNLLQTFREGLLPNPNAPVQSNKVDGVEDEEDEDEGTLVDRVPDDITTLHEVLIKSQGCLLLLVLKLYLKTVYGITDLKITQYSPSESSKMYDKNLSRKSNSKFNPKATIQKLKYGLEINTEDLQKAKSELIAYYLELKHLIINLDPDDEGNEDAGTPKASKSVPSTPTNHVGSTPTQIPNTPNYNDVSNVSYESPEYQKQNNVQSTPKVPKLTIIPPKPPSSKHSHHHHRSHKSKKADRPKKHHHKRKKAKGGGSSEDSDNVYSDPDFLI from the exons ATGAACGGGGAAATTCCTAGTGTACCTATAACAACTCTGGCTGGCATTTCAAGTTTAACAGATT TGTTACCTGAAATGCCACTGCCTTCACCTATGCCTCAAACATTAGGTAATAAATCTTTACTATTTCATCCCCGTGTAGCTGAAGAAGCAGATATTTTACTTAGCCTTCGAGATGATGCTTTAGTACCACAGCTAATTCAGTCTTTAATTAATACCTCATCAGATCatat acaatTAAAAGacaaatatatgtacacagaacattataacaatcaacaaaatatacctGAACTTCTTAAAGCAATATTACATCAAAACGCTAACGTATTTAGAGGACCACCGGCAGTATTTCAACAACAgcaag agaaagaaaaaaatattgaaaccaAAACTGAACATGAACTCAATGAAATAAACAGTTTTGAAACAGCATTGATTGAACAACATAATTTATcacataatgaattattacagCAATCTGAGATTTTGAACGAGCTTCCTCATCAACAGCAACCTGTTATAGTTAGAACACCTCCTGCAAAATTATCCAGATTGTTATTAGACGATAgtg ataaaatattagatgatGTTGAAATTACAGAAAATGATAAGTTAAATGTGCAAAACTTGGAACATCAGTTTTctcaaataacaaataattacgaTGTTTTCTTAAATCAACCAACAATATCATTAACTCGAATTGATCTTAGTCAacatg ctgtGAACAAAAAGAATATGATAAGTATGGAAGAGCTGACTGAAGATAATGATTTTGGATTAGCACTTGCAGAGAGACCATCAATTACAAATCAAg ataaaagaaGTTTTCCAACCCAAGTTGAAAATGAAAGTTCTGATCCAAATGATTTTGGTGTATCATTGACTGAGAGAATTAAAAGAAGAAAGAGAGCTGCTCAACAATCAGAAGcttctgataaaaataatagttttgacGAAA atgaatgtattataaaacctaAACTAAGGAAAGTTGAAAGAAAATTTGTACCAGTTGTTGAAAAGTTATCCGTTGAAGAACTAATGGAAACTAATACATATCAGAAGTTCAacaaatgtatagaaaaagtatttgaaagtACTGAAGAAATGGATTCATTACTAGATTTtg ggGAAAATGATATCCCACCAGAAGCTTTAATACCAAAATATGTTCTACAAGAATTATGTAGTGAATCGGCTAAACTTAAGACATTAGGCGCTATGGAATCAATTCcgtcaaacaaaataattcgcCTACTAAGCATACTAGAAAAGAATATTAGAGATGGTGCAAAGGTATCTCCAATAGCTGATCCA gaggATGATGAATGTGAACGAAAATTGTGGATGGAGTTAGCGATGGAAAGAGTTATGCGAGCTGTAGACGCATCTCTCACTACCCTTTATATATTAACTTCACCAAGAATGCAAAAAAAGGTTTACATGGAAGATGTTATTGACAGAGTAGTCATGTTTACCAAGTATCaactacataatacaatttacccTGCGTTTGATCCTGTCtacag gATACATAAAAGTAATGATTCTTATACAGGAAGCGCACGTAAAAAACGTGCTCATCCAAAAGAAGTTCGGGATAAAAATGTTCTATCCCTATACACCAAGTTGGCAGAAGTAGTTTCACTTTTGGCTGAACTTTTACAAATTCAAACTCTTACTGATACAGCTGTTCTTCATACTTCATCAATGGCAGTTTCGCCTTTTTTTGTTGAAGAAATTAGTGAACTACAACTATCTGCATTAAAACTCGTTACAacg atatttacaaaatatgacaAACACCGGAAATTACTATTAGATGATATACTTGCATCTATGGCACGGTTGCCAAGTTCAAAGCGaagtttaaaatcatttcGAATTAGTTCTGAAGAGTATATTCAAATGTTATCAGCTCTAGtcttacaattaatacaatgcATGGTTGTACTTCCATCTAATTTAGCAGATAAACAgtcaaat CTTGATCctgatacattaattattagtaaattcaAGACTGCTCGTTCAACTGCTTCAAGTTTTTTGCATgtgtttttatcaaaatgtagtAGTAAAAGTGAAGAAATTGATTACCGtccaatatttgaaaatttcattcaaGATCTATTGACTACCGTTAATAAACCAGAATGGCCGGCATCTGAACTTATGCTTAGTGTACTTGGGAGACTGTTAGTCGCCAATTttgttaacaaaaatttagATATGTCTCTCAGAGTAGCCTCCTTAGACTATCTTGGTGTTGTAGCAGCTAGACTCAGAAAAGATTCTGTTACGTCTCAGTTAagattaaaaactattgattCCATAATTATGGATATACGGACAGAAGAGCTGAAGGATGAAGATGGTAATTTAATG GAAGAAGTTAAAGAAGTTCAAGACGATGAGGAAAGAATACAGTTTTTGCAAAGAGTCCTTTTAGATTATTTGGCTATTAGAAGTCTTTCAGAACCAGCTTTAAGACATGCGCGGCATTTCTATTTAGCTCAATGGTACCAAGATAATACTGATGCTGGAAAATCATTGGATTCTTTAtcaaaaagaaagaaagaaaaacattcacgaaaaaaatttg GTTCAGATGATGAAGATGATGGTGAGAGCAGTGATTCTAGCAAAGAAAATGAATCTCGAATAGATGCTAATAAAGCTATTGAAAATTCAAGGCTTTGTGATCAGAGAAAGGAATATTTGCTAACTAAAATCAACCCTTACGATAATCAATCTACACAAGTTATGCAAACATACATTGACTACGATAGTGCTGAATTAGTTGCAAGATATTTAGCTTCCAAAAGACCATTTTCTCAAAGTTTTGATACTTATCTAAAGCAT attatcaAAGTTTTGATGGAAACCTCAGTAAATATAAGGACAAAAGCTATGAAATGTTTAACAATGATTGTTGAAGTGGATCCGGGTGTTCTAGGCTTAAAAGAAATGCAGTTGGGTGTAAGCCATTCTTTCTTAGATCACTCAACTTCAGTTAGAGAAGCTGCTGTTGATTTAGTTGGAAAGTTTGTTTTAAGTCGTCCAGAATTGATAGATAAATACTATGACATGTTATCCACTCGGATATTGGACACAGGTGTCAGTGTACGAAAACGagtgataaaaattatgaaagatATATGTATTGAATGTCCAGACTACTCAAAAATTCCAgaaatatgtgtaaaaatgATACGACGAGTAAATGACGAAGAtggcattaaaaaattagttatggAAGTGTTTCAAAATATGTGGTTTACTCCAGTACGAGAAAAGCCTACTCTTGATACAAAGATGTTATTGAGGAAAGTATTAAACATAACTGATGTTGTGGCAGCATCAAAAGATTTGGGCCTAGAATGGTTtgagcaattattattaagtttgtttAAACCTAAAGAGGACAAAGATGACACAGCAAAAGTATCAACTGAACCTCCAAAAGCTTTACTCACAGCTTGTAAGCAAATTGTAGATTGTTTAGTGGAAAATGTTGTAACACTTGATGGTGGCGGTGGAGGTACATCACAACAGCTTGTTGCCTGTCTTACTACATTGTATCTATTTGCCAAAATACGGCCACAACTATTAGCTGCACATTCTCTCACTCTTCAACCATATTTGAGTTTAAAATGCCAG ACACAAGGcgattatcaaattattagttGTGTTGCAAGGACACTTGAACTTGTTGTTCCGTTAATAGAACATCcaagcgaaatatttttatcccaACTTGAAGAGGATGCAGTTAAACTTATTATGAAGCATGATCAAACTGTGATTTTAAGTTGTATTTCATGTCTTGGATCTGTAGTAAATAATGTTACAAGAAATTTTAAACTCATTCGGGATTGTTTTGGAATATACTATA aatatttaagtaattttcaaaaattacatcAAGATAGACAGACAGATCCTGAAGGTTTAGTACCACTACGGCCAATATTTCGTCGTTCAATCTATATTATTGGGCTCATGTTAAGATTCTTTGATTTTACTGACAAAGAAGTGTATGGTGATGCATACcca gatAATATTAGAGATTTAGTGTATGACataatgtcatattttatgcatacaaATGAAGATGACACTAAATTATTTGCTTTAAAAGCAATTGGATCAATATGTATTAGACATTATGATTTCATGTTATGCCAAGATCTTATGAACACATACcttgatattttatcaaataacagTGTCgcaaatataatgaaatctcAA attttgaataacattgaaatatatttggaagaagaagaaaaacgtATGATCAAACAGGATTTAGAAt ggtcaaaaatgtctaaaaaagaGAATTTAAAGGAAATGGGTGATGTTTCTTCTGGAATGGCTAGTACAGTTATTCAGTTATACCTCAAaggaatattaaattcatttttacatacGAGCGTTCAAGTTCGGCAAGCTGTACTCaaagttatacaattaattctaGCACAAGGACTTGTACATCCTGTTCag aTTGTGCCTTATCTTATATGTATGAGTACCGACACAGAGAAATCAGTTAGCAGTCGTGCTGATAAGCATTTACAAGAGATAGAAAAAAAGTACCCTGGATTTATCCACATGGGTGCtcaaaatggtataaaattgTCATTTCAGTTACAAAGTATTGTACAAACCGCTGGTGAAATGGTTCGAGGATATcgtttaaaagaaaatgacACTATTCCAAGTGCTTTAAATGGATGtctttattctatattaagaACTAAACAGCAACGTAGAGCTCTAGTTttgtcaattttaaaacaatttgaggATCAAGGC aaaactAATTTAGCTCAAATGCTATACTTAGCCGATAACTTAGCATATTTCCCATTTCAATCACAAGATGAgcctttatttattatacatcacaTTAATACAATGATATCAGTCAATGGAACTAATTTGCTTCAAACCTTTAGAGAG ggtcTTCTTCCTAATCCTAATGCACCAGTACAATCTAATAAAGTAGATGGTGTTGAAGATGAAGAAGATGAAGATGAAGGGACACTCGTAGATAGAGTACCCGATGATATAACAACTCTTCACGAAGTTCTAATTAAATCTCAAGGTTGCCTTCTACTTTTAGTTCTCAAACTTTATCTGAAAACTGTTTATGGGATAACAGATTT AAAAATTACTCAATATTCACCATCAGAATCtagtaaaatgtatgataagaATTTAAGTAGAAagtcaaattcaaaattcaatccTAAAGCTACAATACAAAAGCTTAAATATGGATTAGAAATAAACACGGAAGATTTACAAAAGGCTAAATCAGAATTGATTGCTTATTATTTAGAA ttaaaacatttaattatcaatCTTGATCCTGACGATGAAGGAAATGAAGATGCTGGAACTCCTAAAGCCTCAAAGAGTGTCCCATCCACACCAACTAATCATGTAGGTAGCACTCCTACTCAAATTCCAAATACGCCCAACTACAATGATGTTTCTAATGTATCTTATGAATCGCCAGAATATCAGAAACAA AACAATGTGCAATCAACACCAAAGGTTCCTAAATTGACGATCATACCTCCAAAACCTCCATCATCTAAGCATTCTCACCACCATCATCGTTcacataaatcaaaaaaagctGATCGTCCTAAAAAACACCATCATAAGCGAAAGAAAGCTAAAGGCGGAGGTAGTTCTGAAGATAGTGACAACGTCTATAGTGATCCAGatttcttaatataa